From a single Gadus morhua chromosome 3, gadMor3.0, whole genome shotgun sequence genomic region:
- the npb gene encoding neuropeptide B, giving the protein MEKSLKFAVVCVGVSLLLSVQPVEAWYKQATGPSYYSVGRASGLLSGIRRSPYVRRSESEETLVDSGETAGNTGEPAGNRQISILKSMAICVKDITPNLKTCELLRDGTGTFQCKAEVFLTLDSLDCLSA; this is encoded by the exons ATGGAGAAGTCCCTGAAGTTCGCCGTGGTGTGCGTCGgagtctctctgctcctctccgtCCAGCCCGTCGAGGCGTGGTACAAGCAGGCCACCGGGCCGAGCTACTACTCGGTGGGCCGAGCCTCGGGTCTGCTCTCCGGGATCAGGAGGTCCCCGTACGTCCGGAGGTCCGAGTCGGAGGAGACGCTGGTGGACAGCGGAGAGACGGCCGGTAACACCGGAGAGCCCGCCGGTAACAGACAGATCTCCATCCTGAAGAGCATG GCTATATGTGTGAAGGACATCACCCCGAACCTGAAGACGTGCGAGCTGCTCCGGGACGGAACCGGAACCTTCCAGTGCAAAGCAGAAGTCTTCCTGACCCTCGACTCTCTGGACTGTTTGTCTGCTTGA
- the sgsh gene encoding N-sulfoglucosamine sulfohydrolase — MVLLGGVLCLVLAAWCGAEARRRNVLLIIADDAGFETEVYNNSAVRTPNLLALSRRALTFQNAFTSVSSCSPSRAAILTGLPQHQNGMYGLHQGVHHFNSLDEVQSLPLLLRQANIHTGIIGKKHVGPGEVYPFDFAYTEENNSVLQVGRNITRIKLLVRRFFQSLRERHGDGDGDDRPFFLYVAFHDTHRCGHSQPQYGAFCEKFGNGEPGMGTIPDWKPEYYRPDQVKVPPFVPDTPASRADLAAQYTAVSRLDQGVGLVLEELCAAGYENDTLVAYSSDNGVPFPNGRTNLYGSGTAEPLLLSSPEHRARWGQASQAYVSLLDLTPTVLDWFSLPYPEYSLPSAPQAAVQLTGRSLLPALLSEPRGWDTLYGSQSLHEVTMFYPMRSVLRAPYRLLHNLHYRMPFPIDQDFYVSPTFQDLLNRTRGGRPTHWFKTLGRYYYRDRWELYDTRVDPQETHNLAPDPAHRDLLAGLRADLLKWQWKTGDPWVCGPDYVLEDKLEPHCRPLYNDL; from the exons ATGGTTCTACTGGGAGGGGTTCTCTGTCTGGTTCTGGCTGCCTGGTGCGGAGCTGAGGCCAGGCGGAGGAACGTTCTGCTAATCATCG CCGACGATGCGGGCTTTGAGACAGAGGTGTACAACAACTCTGCGGTCCGCACACCGAACCTCCTGGCGCTGTCCCGGCGCGCCCTGACCTTCCAGAACGCCTTCACCTCCGTCAGCAGCTGCTCACCCAGCCGGGCGGCCATACTGACCGGCCTGCcccag CATCAGAATGGAATGTACGGGCTCCACCAGGGAGTCCACCACTTCAACTCCCTGGATGAGGTGCAGAGCCTTCCGTTGCTTCTGCGCCAAGCCAACATCCACACAG gtatcATCGGTAAGAAGCACGTGGGCCCGGGGGAGGTCTACCCCTTCGACTTCGCCTACACAGAGGAGAACAACTCGGTGCTGCAGGTCGGACGCAACATCACACGCATCAAGCTGCTGGTCCGGAGGTTCTTCCAGAGCCTGAGGGAGAGgcacggagacggagacggagacgatAGGCCCTTCTTCCTGTATGTGGCCTTCCACGACACCCATCGGTGCGGTCACTCCCAGCCACAGTACGGAGCCTTCTGTGAGAAGTTTGGCAACGGGGAGCCGGGAATGGGGACGATTCCCGACTGGAAGCCCGAGTACTACCGCCCGGACCAAGTGAag gtCCCTCCCTTCGTTCCCGACACTCCGGCCTCCAGAGCCGACCTGGCCGCTCAGTACACCGCTGTCAGCCGGCTGGACCAGG GCGTGGGCctggtgctggaggagctgtGCGCCGCGGGCTACGAGAACGACACGCTGGTGGCCTACAGCTCGGACAACGGCGTGCCCTTCCCCAACGGACGCACCAACCTGTACGGCTCGGGCACCGCAGAGCCCCTGCTGCTCTCCTCCCCGGAGCACCGCGCCCGCTGGGGCCAGGCCAGCCAGGCCTACGTCAGCCTGCTGG ACCTCACCCCCACCGTCCTGGACTGGTTCTCCCTCCCCTACCCGGAGTACAGCCTGCCCAGCGCGCCCCAGGCCGCGGTGCAGCTCACCGGACGCTCGCTGCTGCCCGCCCTGCTCTCGGAGCCACGCGGCTGGGACACCCTGTACGGCAGCCAGTCGCTGCACGAG gtgACCATGTTCTACCCCATGCGCTCGGTGCTGCGGGCCCCGTACCGCCTGCTCCACAACCTCCACTACCGGATGCCCTTCCCCATCGACCAGGACTTCTACGTGTCGCCCACCTTCCAGGACCTGCTGAACCGCACCCGGGGGGGGCGGCCCACCCACTGGTTCAAGACCCTGGGGCGCTACTACTACCGGGACCGCTGGGAGCTGTACGACACCAG GGTGGACCCCCAGGAGACCCACAACCTGGCCCCCGACCCAGCCCACCGCGACCTGCTGGCCGGGCTGAGGGCCGACCTGCTGAAGTGGCAGTGGAAGACCGGTGACCCCTGGGTCTGCGGGCCGGACTACGTCCTAGAAGACAAGCTGGAGCCGCACTGCAGACCTCTGTacaatgacctctga